The stretch of DNA ACTCCTGCCTGTAAAAAAGCAGCAATGCACATCGCAAAGGTGCTTGACATTTGTCAATGATTTTGTGCCAGGCACACAATATATAGTGTTTTAGTGATCAATGGACACAAGATAATAGGGATTGGTCTCGAATGCAAGGTGGGTAAGCTGGGTGTATCTTGTGGATAAGATGTGGGTTGCTGCGCAGGTAAGCGGTTACCAACAGCGCACGGTCGGTGAGGTGGACGTTTGCGGAAAAAGGGCCAAAACCTGTGGATTGCCGGGCAGGGCCGATTCGGTTGCCCGGGGCCGCATCCCGTAGGGCAGGAGTCGGTCTCTGGCGAAATCCTATACTATATATTGTGGTGTCAGCCCGGGGTGGCCAGCCGTGGTCAAGCCGCAGCGTGGCGCAAAATTCATTTCCTGGCGGAGGACCGTCTACATCGACCCGCAGCGTGTTGGCGGGGCTCTCCGCGGGAGTGTGACCGGGGGGGCTGTATGCGACCGCGGGATAGGATAATCTACCCTGCAAGGGGAGAGAGCCCGCCATAGCTGTGTCGAGCAACTCGCTAAATACCACTGTCTTCAAATAACTGTCGGGGATACATACGCACGTGGACACAACGGAAACCGGTCGAATTCTGATTGTCGAGGATGATGAGCGCCTGGCGGAGCTGACCAGGGAGTACCTGGAAAGCAATGGCCTGAGCGTGGGGGTCGAGGGCGATGGTGCCAAGGCGGTCGATCGTATCCTGGCCGAGCAACCTGATCTGGTGGTACTGGACCTGATGTTGCCGGGGGAGGACGGGGTCTCCATCTGTCGCCGGGTGCGTCAGGACTATCAGGGGCCCATCCTGATGCTGACCGCCCGTACCGACGACCTGGATCAGGTGCTGGGCCTGGAGATGGGCGCCGATGACTATGTATTCAAGCCCGTGCGTCCCCGGGTACTGCTGGCACGAGTGCGAGCGCTGTTGCGCCGCAGCAACACGCCGGCGGCGGGCAACGAGCCGGAGGGGAGCGGAGATCAGTCACGCCTCAGCTTCGGCAAATTGGTGGTCGATAGCGCGATGCGCGAGGCCTGGCTCAATGAGGAGAGTATCGAACTCACCAGCGCAGAGTTCGATCTGCTGTGGCTGCTGGCCAGCAACGCGGGTCGGGTTCTCAGCCGGGAGGAGATTTTCGCGGCACTGCGGGGTATCGAATACGACGGCCAGGATCGTTCCATTGATGTTCGGGTTTCCCGCATTCGCCCCAAGATCGGCGATGACCCGATGCATCCGCGCCTGATCAAGACGGTTCGCAGCAAAGGCTACCTTTTTGTCAAAGAGGCGGCGCCCGTCTGACCTGATGACGATCCGTAAGTGATCGCCGTTGCCCTCCTCTCCATAACCCGGGATCCATCGTGACCAGTATCTTTCTGCGTATCTATGGCGGCCTGCTGTTTACCCTGGTGTTGGTCGCGGTACTGTCGGGCCTGGCGGTAACCATCATCAACGGGGTTCGCCTGGCCGAGTACCGGCAGGAGATGGCCGAGGGGACCTTTAGCCTGGTGGCGGAGGAGTTGCAGCGGCTGCCTCCCGGTCAGAGGCCCGAGGCACTGGCCAGGCTCGAGTTGGTGCTGGGCATTGAGCTGGTTTTGCTCCCCCACTGGGAGTCCGGGCTGGATCACGAGCAGCTCGACCGCGCGGAGCGTCAAGGGGTACTGGTCGAGATCGCCCCCGATAACCGGGGACAGATTTTTATGCCGCTGAATGACGGCATGATGTTGCGCGCCGAGATCAACAGCCTTACCGAACAGCTGGCCTATGGCACCCTGCAGTTGCTGCTGGAACGGCTTTATCCCTTGCCACCGGAGGCGCGCGGCGGGGTGCTGGCGGAGTTACAGGTACATCGGTTTGGCTATGCCCTGGAGCTGGTCTCGCCTGAACAGTCACAGCTAAGTGAACCCCAACTGATCCGCCTGGCCAAGGGGGAAACCCTTACCCAGCTCGGGGAGGGCGCCGGCTCGGTGCTGTTCTTTTCCCCCCTCAAGGATGAGCCCCGCCTGCTCAAGGTAGGGCCGGTCAGGTTATTTGAGCTCTACCCGTTCAAGCTGCTGATGTCGATTGTGCTCTTTATGTCCACCTCGGTCTCTCTGGCGATCTATGTACTGGTGCGCGGACTCGAACGG from Aestuariirhabdus litorea encodes:
- a CDS encoding response regulator — encoded protein: MDTTETGRILIVEDDERLAELTREYLESNGLSVGVEGDGAKAVDRILAEQPDLVVLDLMLPGEDGVSICRRVRQDYQGPILMLTARTDDLDQVLGLEMGADDYVFKPVRPRVLLARVRALLRRSNTPAAGNEPEGSGDQSRLSFGKLVVDSAMREAWLNEESIELTSAEFDLLWLLASNAGRVLSREEIFAALRGIEYDGQDRSIDVRVSRIRPKIGDDPMHPRLIKTVRSKGYLFVKEAAPV